A portion of the Flavobacterium magnum genome contains these proteins:
- a CDS encoding DUF1572 family protein, with amino-acid sequence MKSNDVLAARFREVILNGTWIANTNFMDQLTGTDLVTVTTKYESLNTIADLARHIHYYINGLNGFFREGTLDIRDQFSFDFAPMERQDQWDDFIVQFNEDAEDFAAMIEQLPEERMQQVFVDAKYGSYHRNIDAMIEHCYYHLGQVVLIKKLVISEHKENGSI; translated from the coding sequence ATGAAAAGTAATGACGTATTGGCCGCACGTTTCCGCGAAGTCATCCTCAACGGGACCTGGATCGCCAACACGAATTTTATGGACCAGCTCACCGGAACTGACCTGGTGACGGTGACCACAAAATACGAATCACTGAACACCATTGCCGACCTGGCCAGGCACATTCATTATTATATTAACGGCCTGAACGGTTTCTTTCGCGAAGGTACGCTTGACATCCGTGATCAGTTCAGTTTTGATTTTGCACCAATGGAACGCCAGGACCAATGGGACGACTTTATTGTGCAATTCAATGAAGATGCGGAAGATTTCGCGGCAATGATAGAACAGCTGCCCGAAGAACGCATGCAGCAGGTTTTTGTTGATGCAAAATACGGCTCCTACCACCGCAATATCGACGCCATGATCGAACATTGCTACTATCACCTCGGACAAGTCGTGTTGATTAAAAAACTGGTGATTTCCGAGCATAAAGAAAACGGCAGCATCTGA